TTTGATGTTTTAATTGTAAATGTGACAATTATTTTGTTTTTTTGGATTGTCACAGCAAAAGAATAGATGCTGTACCGGTTTTTAGATCCATGTTATGAAAAGACGCCGCCGTTATGTATGCACAGTCATACCCCGGCCTGATGTTTTCCACGGGAGATAATACCTGCCAATTATTGCTGCCTTTTTAAATAAATGTCAATCAAATAATTAATATGAGCTCATTCTGGGTAATAGGAGTAGACTACGGTACCGATTCGGTACGCGCGATCATAGTGGATGTACACAATGGAAATGAAATTGCCTCAGCTGTATTTTATTACCCACGCTGGAAGGACGGACTGTACTGCAACGCAGCAGAAAGCCGGTTCCGCCAGCATCCCCTGGATTATATAGAGGGACTGGAAGCCACCATCCGGCAATGCCTGCAACAGGCGGGCCCGGGAGCTGCCGCCAACATTAAAGCTATTTCGGTGGACACTACCGGTTCCACGCCGGTAGCGGTAGATGAAACGGGTACGCCGCTGGCGCTCACACCGGCTTTCCAGGATAATCCCAATGCCATGTTCGTGCTTTGGAAAGACCATACGGCCCTGAAGGAGGCTGCAGCCATCAATGCTACCGCCGCCACCTTCCAACAGAACTACCTGCGTTATGTAGGAGGGATTTATTCCTCGGAATGGTTCTGGGCCAAGCTGCTGCATATTCTCCGGGCAGACGAAGCGGTACGGCAGGCCACTTACTCGTGGGTGGAACACTGCGACTGGATACCGTTTCTGTTGTCCGGCGGGAAACATATCCGGCAGATGAAACGTGGCATTTGCAGCGCGGGCCACAAAGCGTTGTTTGCCACGGAATTTTGCGGTCTGCCGCCGGACGCGTTCTTCACGGCCATAGACCCGCTGTTGTCAGGATTTACCAAAAAGCTTTTTACCCGGACCTATACCGCCGGTGAAGCGGCCGGCCACCTTTGCCCTGAATGGGCGGAAAGGCTGGGGCTTTCCACTGACGTGGTGATAGGCATCGGCGCTTTCGACGCACACATGGGCGCCGTAGGCGGACAAATAGAACCGTATCATCTCAGCAAGGTAATGGGCACCTCCACCTGCGATATGCTGGTGGCGCCGATGGAAGAAATGGAACACAAACTGGTAAAAGGTATCTGCGGGCAGGTGCCAGGCTCCGTGATACCAGGCATGATGGGCATGGAAGCGGGGCAGTCCGCCTTCGGCGATGCCTATGCCTGGTTCAGCAACGTACTGGCATGGCCGTTACAGCACCTGCTGCCATCGTCCTCCCTTATCACTCCGGAGATCGCCGCAAAGCTGGCGCAGGAAGCCTCCGGCAGGATGATCGCCGAGCTGGCCAAACAGGCGGCGCTGATCCCGCCGCAGGAACACGACGAGCTGGGCATCGACTGGCTGAACGGCCGCCGTACGCCCGACGCGGACCAGTCGCTCAAAGGCACGCTCACCGGCCTTAACCTGGCTTCCGATACGCCACGCATTTTCCGCGCCGTGGCGGAATCCACCTGCTTTGGCGCCAAAGCCATCGTAGAGCGCTTTGAAAGGGAAGGCGTGCCGGTAAAAGGACTCATCGGCATCGGCGGCGTGGCCAAAAAATCACCTTTCATCATGCAGATGATGGCCGACATTATGAACATGCCCATACGGATACACCGCTCGGAACAAACCTGCGCACTGGGCGCCGCCATGTTCGCCGCTACGGCGGCAGGCATCTTCCCTAAAGTGGAAGACGCCATGGAAGCCATGGGGCAGGGGTTTGAAGTCACCTATCAGCCCAACGCCCGCTATGCAGGCATATACGAAAACAGGTACCGGAAATATAAATCATTAGGGGCTTTCACCGCCACCGTCAACACTGATTAATTTGTATGCAACAGTATCAACATATCCGGCAGGCGGCCTATGAAGCCAATATGCAGCTGCCTGCGCTGGGACTGGTCATCTTCACCTTCGGCAACGTCAGCGCGGCAGACCGAGGACTGGGCGTGTTTGCCATCAAACCCAGCGGCGTTCCCTATGCGGAACTATCTCCCGAAAAAATGGTGATAGTGGACTTCGACGGGAAAACAGTGGAAGGACAACTGCGCCCTTCTTCTGATACCCTTACCCATGCAGTATTGTATAAGCACTGGGAAGATATTGGCGGTATCGTGCATACACACTCCACCTATGCCACGGCATGGGCGCAGAGCCAGCGCGATATCCCCATCTATGGCACTACCCATGCTGACCATAACACCATCGACATCCCCTGCGCCCCGCCCATGCACGATGATATGATCGCCGGCGATTATGAATACCAGACCGGTTTCCAGATCATCAATACGCTGGCGGAACGCGGATTGTCCTATAAAGAAATAGAAATGATTCTGGTAGGAAACCATGCTCCCTTCACCTGGGGCGCTACACCTGCCAAAGCAGTATATAACAGCGCGGTATTGGAGTCGGTCGCGCAAATGGCCTATCTCACAGAATCCATCAACGGGAATGCTCCCCGGCTGAAAGATGCGCTGATCAAAAAACACTTTGAACGTAAACATGGCCCCAATTCCTATTACGGGCAGTAAAACAAGCGAACATGATTGATCTGAAAAACTACGAGGTCTGGTTTGTAACGGGTAGCCAGCACTTATACGGCGAAGAAACATTAAAACAGGTGGCTGCGCACAGCCGGGAAATTGCGGCTTCGCTTCACCAGGATGCCCGTATACCCGTTACCGTGGTTTATAAGCCCACTGTTAAAACAGCGGATGAAATTTACGCGGTATGCATGGAAGCCAACAGCACGCCCAATTGTATCGGCGTCATCACCTGGATGCATACGTTCTCGCCCGCCAAAATGTGGATACGAGGGCTGAAAGCATTGTCCAGGCCCATTTGCCACCTGCATACGCAGTTCAACCGCGATATCCCCTGGAGCGAAATAGACATGGACTTTATGAACCTCAATCAAAGCGCCCATGGCGACAGAGAGTTTGGGTTTATGATGAGCCGCATGCGGATCAACCGGAAAGTGATCACCGGCCACTGGCAGGACCCTGAAGTACTGACAGAACTGGGCGCCTGGGCAAGGGTGGCCGCAGGATGGCACGACTGGCAGGGGGCGCGCTTCGTTCGTTTCGGCGACAACATGCGCTACGTGGCGGTAACAGATGGTGATAAAGTGGAAGCGGAATCGAAGTTGGGATTCTCCTGTAACACACATGGCATCGGCGACCTGGTGCAGGTCATCAACAGTATCTCTGATGCCGCCGTGACCGCGCTGGTGAAGGAATACGGGGAAGCCTATACGGTTTCTGCCGCACTGTTGCAGGACCAGGCGCTGAAAGACGCGGCCAGGATAGAACTGGGGCTGAAAACATTCCTGGAAGAAGGAAACTTTAAAGGGTTCTCCGATACTTTCGAAGACCTGCACGGCATGATACAGCTGCCCGGTATTGCCGTACAGCGGCTCATGAAAGCGGGGTATGGTTTTGCCGGCGAAGGCGACTGGAAAACAGCCGCGCTGGTAAGGGCCATGAAAGTAATGGGCAGCGGTTTACCAGGCGGCAACTCTTTCATGGAAGATTATACCTATCACTTTGATCCGGCCAATCCTATGGTGCTTGGGTCTCACATGCTGGAAATCTGTGAGTCCATTGCAGACGGTAAGCCCTCCTGTGAAAAACATCCGTTGGGAATAGGAGGAAAGGCAGACCCGGTGCGGCTGGTATTTAACTCCGCTGCCGGTCCTGCTATCAATGCTTCCATCGTGGACATGGGCAACCGTTTCCGCCTGCTGGTCAATGAAGTGGAGGCCGTGGCACCGCCACAGGACCTGCCGAAGTTACCGGTGGCCCGCGTATTGTGGAAGCCATACCCGGACATGAAGCAAGGCTGCACCGCCTGGATACTGGCCGGCGGCGCACATCATACCTGCTACAGCCAGAACCTTACCGCCGCACAGATGCAGGACTTCGCAGACATGGCAGGTATTGAACTGGCCCTCATCGGCAAAAATACAGACCTGCGGGAGTTCAGGAATGAGCTTCGCTGGAACGATGTCTGTTATCGATAATCCCATTTGCAGCGGGCGTTCCCGGTAAAACACCGGGAATGCATGCTGCGGTATCACATGCCAACTTCCAACAAACAGCCCGTTATGCAAAACATTCTTTCCACCGGCGATATAATCGTCTTTATTATCTACTTCATTGTTGTTGCTGTATATGGTTACTGGATATACAGACGGAAAAAGAAAACTGATTCCGATACCAAAGACTTTTTCCTGGCCGAAGGTTCCCTCACCTGGTGGGCCATCGGCGCCTCGCTCATTGCTTCCAATATTTCCGCAGAGCAGTTTATCGGCATGAGCGGCGATGGTTATTTTGTCGGCATTGCCGTAGCGGCCTATGAATGGATCGCAGCCATCGCATTGATCATTATCGCGGTTTGGTTTATTCCTATCTACCTGAAGAATAAAATTTATACCATGCCACAGTTTTTGAAGACGCGCTACAACGAAACCGTGGCGCTGATCATGGCTGTTTTCTGGCTGTTTCTCTATGTGTTCGTTAACCTTACTTCTATTTTATACCTCGGCGCGCTGGCCATCAACGGACTACTGGGCGGTGAGTACCTGCATGTGGTGATGATTGCCCTGTCTGTGTTTGCCATCATCATTACCCTCGGAGGTATGAAGGTGATCGGTTACACGGATGTGATCCAGGTAGGGGTATTGATCATCGGGGGGCTGGCCACCACTTATATGGCGCTGACGCTTGTCAGTGAGAAATTTGGCCTGGGGCACGATGCCCTGGCGGGTTTTAATGCGCTGATGAAAGATGCGCCCGACCATTTTCATATGATACTGGCCAAACCGACCACCGCTTCTTCACAGGAATATATCAACAAATACCTGGTGCTGCCGGGTATCCTGATGTACGCAGCAGGACAATGGATCGTGAACCTGAACTACTGGGGCTGTAACCAGTACATCACACAACGCGCGCTGGGCGCTGATCTGCAAACGGCCCGCCACGGCATCCTCTTTGCAGGGCTGTTGAAGATCATGATGCCTGTTATCGTGATGTTGCCCGGTATTGCTGCCTACGTATTGCAGAAAAATGGCCACCTGCCTGGTCTGGCCAGCAAAGACGGCGCCTACGCGGCCATCCTGGGTTTCCTGCCTTCGGGCCTGAAAGGTTTGTCCATAGCGGCGCTGACGGCCGCAATCGTGGCTTCCCTGGCAGGGAAGGCCAACAGTATCTCCACCATTTTTACCCTGGACATTTACCGTAAATACATCAAAAAAGACGCATCCGAAGCGAAGCTGGTGTGGACCGGACGTATCACCGTTATCACGGCGATGCTGCTGGGAATCCTCTTCACCTGGAACGATCTGCTGGGCATAGGCGGCGAAGGCGGATTTACGTTCATCCAGAAATATACCGGTTTTATCAGTCCGGGCGTATTTGCCATGTTTATACTGGGCATGTTCTGGAAACGCACTACCGGCGCGGCTGCCGTAGCCGGTATCATCACCGGGTTTACGCTGTGTGTGTTCTTTAACCAGTTTGCACCGGCGGTATTGGGGCATGAAACCATTTTCTATACTGCTTACCCTAACGGGAAAGGCGGGTATGAAATACCTTTCCTCATCTGTATGGGACTGGCCTTTATGTTTACCATGATCGTCATGGTGCTGATCAGTTTCGCAGGACCGAAAGTCAATCCGAAAGCCTTTGTGCTGGACAAGGCCATGTTCAGGGTCACACCGGCTACCACTGTGCTGATCGTCGTTATATTATTGCTGTTGTCTGCTTTGTATATCCGGTTCTGGTAAGGGTGTGGGAATTCCCGTCAATATATTGTACTTTCATCTCCTAATTTGTTTTTATGAAGAGATACTCGCAGCAGACCAGGTTGTTATTTGCCGTTGACTGTATCATTTTTGGGTTCGATGGCCAGGAGCTGAAACTGTTGCTGATACAAAGGGGGTTTGAGCCATGTAAAGGCAAATGGAGCCTGGTGGGCGGTTTTATACAGGAACATGAAAGTGCGGAAGAGGCAGCCAGCAGGGTCCTGAAAAATCTCACCGGACTGGATGGTATCTATATGGAACAACTGCATACTTTCAGCTCTCCGTCCCGTGATACCGTGGAGCGTACTGTGTCTGTCGCCTATACCGCACTGATTGACATACAAAAGTACAAACAGCAGCTCAACGAGGACTTTCATGCCGTATGGTTCCCTATTAACCATCATCCCGACCTGATCTTTGACCATAAGGAGATGGTGGACCTGGCCAAGGAAAAGCTCCGCTATAAGGCAGCCTTGCATCCGCTGTTGCTGGAACTGCTGCCGGCGAAGTTTACCATTCCTCAATTGCAGCAATTGTATGAATCAGTATACAATACCACGTTCGATAAAGGTAACTTCAGCCGAAAGGTCCTTTCTACCAAACTGCTGGTAAAGCTGGCAGACAAAGACAAGCTAAGCTCAAAGAAAGGCGCCTGGTATTACAAGATCGACCGGAAAAAATATAATGCCAACTTCCATGCTTTCCTGAACTTCGTCCCCGACCCGCATGTATTACAGCGGAACGGTACATTATAAAAATGCGTGTAAAAAAAGTGTTCCCCATCCCAGGGGAACACTTTTTTTGCGGAATAATATAATTGTTTAAATGACAATTAAAGTATAGCCATCGATATACCGTATTATATCGTATACTATAAAAAAAAAACAGGCACAACCGCATATGAAAATACGACATATCATTAGCTCACTGGCACTTATGACAGGCGCTTACGTGCTTCCCTCAACTGCCCAGCAGCCGCTGAATTTCACGGTAAAGGCAGGGGAGGTGAAGGCATCGGTGTCCCCCAACATGTGGGGCATCTTCTTCGAAGACATCAACTTCAGCGCCGACGGCGGCATTTATGCTGAACTGGTAAAGAACCGATCTTTTGAATTCAGTGTTCCGCTGATGGGCTGGACCGTCCCGGAAGGCGCGGTGTCCAACGGGCAGATACTGGTAGTCAACCGCCAGGAGGATAACAGCTCCAACCCTCGTTTTGCAAAGATAACCCTGCCGGCCGCACGCAGTTTTACGATGGTGAATGAAGGTTTCCGTGGCATGGGCATTAAGGCAGGGGAGCAGTATAACTTCTCGCTATACGCCCGCCTGCAGCCTGGCAGCGCTGTAAAGCTCACCGTAAACCTGCTGGATGATGCCGGCAAAACCATCGGAACAACTACCATATCGCCGGCCGGTGACAGCTGGCAGTTATACAAAGCCAGTTTTACGGCAGCAGCTACCGCTGCAAAAGGCAAGCTGCAACTGACTTTTACAGGCAGCGGCGGGATAGATGCTGACATGATATCCCTGTTCCCGCAACACACCTGGAAAGAACGCGGCAACGGTCTCCGGGCCGACCTGGTACAATTGCTGGCCGACCTGCATCCGGGCTTCCTCCGCTTTCCCGGCGGCTGTATCGTGGAAGGCCGTGACCTGGCAAACCGCTACCAGTGGAAAAAAACGGTTGGCGACGTGAGCGAACGTGAACTGATCATCAACCGCTGGAACACCGAATTTGCGCACCGCGCAGCGCCAGACTATTTCCAGTCTTTTGGCCTCGGGTTCTTTGAATACTTCCTGCTGGCGGAAGACATAGGAGCGTCACCGTTACCGATCCTTAACTGCGGCATGGCCTGCCAGTATAACAGCGGGGAAGTGGTGGCTGTCAACGAACTGGACCCGTACATCCAGGACGCGCTGGACCTCATCGAGTTTGCCAATGGCGGTGTTACTACCAAATGGGGCGCGCTGAGGGCCAAAATGGGACATCCGGCTCCGTTTAACCTGAAAATGCTGGGCGTGGGCAATGAACAATGGGGGCCACAATACGTGGAAAGATATACCTTGTTTGCAAAAGCGATTAAGGACAAATACCCGGACATCAGGCTGGTCAACAGTCTTGGCCCCAGTCCGTCAGGCGACAAGTTCAATTTCCTGAACGATACTCTCCGCAAATTACAGGCGGATATCCTCGATGAACATTATTATAGTCCGCCGGAATGGTTCCTCGGCAATGCGGCCCGGTATGATGCATACGACCGTAAAGGACCTAAGATCTTCGCCGGCGAATACGCCGCTCATAGCAGGGGCACCGAGGGCCTCCAGCGCAATAACTGGCAAAGCGCCCTGGCGGAAGCAGCGTTCATGACGGGCCTGGAACGCAATGCCGATGTAGTGACGATGGCGTCCTATGCACCACTGCTGGCACATGTGGACGGATGGCAGTGGGCGCCGGACCTTATCTGGTTCGATAACCTGCGCGCGTACGGCACTCCCAACTACTACGTGCAAAAACTCTACGCCAATAATAAAGGCACCGTGGTAGTGCCCATATTAAAAGATTACAAAGTGATCAGCGGACAGGACAGCGTATATGCTTCTACGGTAGTAGATGAAAAAAGCGGT
This window of the Chitinophaga varians genome carries:
- a CDS encoding ribulokinase, which produces MSSFWVIGVDYGTDSVRAIIVDVHNGNEIASAVFYYPRWKDGLYCNAAESRFRQHPLDYIEGLEATIRQCLQQAGPGAAANIKAISVDTTGSTPVAVDETGTPLALTPAFQDNPNAMFVLWKDHTALKEAAAINATAATFQQNYLRYVGGIYSSEWFWAKLLHILRADEAVRQATYSWVEHCDWIPFLLSGGKHIRQMKRGICSAGHKALFATEFCGLPPDAFFTAIDPLLSGFTKKLFTRTYTAGEAAGHLCPEWAERLGLSTDVVIGIGAFDAHMGAVGGQIEPYHLSKVMGTSTCDMLVAPMEEMEHKLVKGICGQVPGSVIPGMMGMEAGQSAFGDAYAWFSNVLAWPLQHLLPSSSLITPEIAAKLAQEASGRMIAELAKQAALIPPQEHDELGIDWLNGRRTPDADQSLKGTLTGLNLASDTPRIFRAVAESTCFGAKAIVERFEREGVPVKGLIGIGGVAKKSPFIMQMMADIMNMPIRIHRSEQTCALGAAMFAATAAGIFPKVEDAMEAMGQGFEVTYQPNARYAGIYENRYRKYKSLGAFTATVNTD
- a CDS encoding L-ribulose-5-phosphate 4-epimerase, producing the protein MQQYQHIRQAAYEANMQLPALGLVIFTFGNVSAADRGLGVFAIKPSGVPYAELSPEKMVIVDFDGKTVEGQLRPSSDTLTHAVLYKHWEDIGGIVHTHSTYATAWAQSQRDIPIYGTTHADHNTIDIPCAPPMHDDMIAGDYEYQTGFQIINTLAERGLSYKEIEMILVGNHAPFTWGATPAKAVYNSAVLESVAQMAYLTESINGNAPRLKDALIKKHFERKHGPNSYYGQ
- the araA gene encoding L-arabinose isomerase, yielding MIDLKNYEVWFVTGSQHLYGEETLKQVAAHSREIAASLHQDARIPVTVVYKPTVKTADEIYAVCMEANSTPNCIGVITWMHTFSPAKMWIRGLKALSRPICHLHTQFNRDIPWSEIDMDFMNLNQSAHGDREFGFMMSRMRINRKVITGHWQDPEVLTELGAWARVAAGWHDWQGARFVRFGDNMRYVAVTDGDKVEAESKLGFSCNTHGIGDLVQVINSISDAAVTALVKEYGEAYTVSAALLQDQALKDAARIELGLKTFLEEGNFKGFSDTFEDLHGMIQLPGIAVQRLMKAGYGFAGEGDWKTAALVRAMKVMGSGLPGGNSFMEDYTYHFDPANPMVLGSHMLEICESIADGKPSCEKHPLGIGGKADPVRLVFNSAAGPAINASIVDMGNRFRLLVNEVEAVAPPQDLPKLPVARVLWKPYPDMKQGCTAWILAGGAHHTCYSQNLTAAQMQDFADMAGIELALIGKNTDLREFRNELRWNDVCYR
- a CDS encoding sodium:solute symporter family transporter, which produces MQNILSTGDIIVFIIYFIVVAVYGYWIYRRKKKTDSDTKDFFLAEGSLTWWAIGASLIASNISAEQFIGMSGDGYFVGIAVAAYEWIAAIALIIIAVWFIPIYLKNKIYTMPQFLKTRYNETVALIMAVFWLFLYVFVNLTSILYLGALAINGLLGGEYLHVVMIALSVFAIIITLGGMKVIGYTDVIQVGVLIIGGLATTYMALTLVSEKFGLGHDALAGFNALMKDAPDHFHMILAKPTTASSQEYINKYLVLPGILMYAAGQWIVNLNYWGCNQYITQRALGADLQTARHGILFAGLLKIMMPVIVMLPGIAAYVLQKNGHLPGLASKDGAYAAILGFLPSGLKGLSIAALTAAIVASLAGKANSISTIFTLDIYRKYIKKDASEAKLVWTGRITVITAMLLGILFTWNDLLGIGGEGGFTFIQKYTGFISPGVFAMFILGMFWKRTTGAAAVAGIITGFTLCVFFNQFAPAVLGHETIFYTAYPNGKGGYEIPFLICMGLAFMFTMIVMVLISFAGPKVNPKAFVLDKAMFRVTPATTVLIVVILLLLSALYIRFW
- a CDS encoding NUDIX hydrolase; the encoded protein is MKRYSQQTRLLFAVDCIIFGFDGQELKLLLIQRGFEPCKGKWSLVGGFIQEHESAEEAASRVLKNLTGLDGIYMEQLHTFSSPSRDTVERTVSVAYTALIDIQKYKQQLNEDFHAVWFPINHHPDLIFDHKEMVDLAKEKLRYKAALHPLLLELLPAKFTIPQLQQLYESVYNTTFDKGNFSRKVLSTKLLVKLADKDKLSSKKGAWYYKIDRKKYNANFHAFLNFVPDPHVLQRNGTL
- a CDS encoding alpha-L-arabinofuranosidase C-terminal domain-containing protein — encoded protein: MKIRHIISSLALMTGAYVLPSTAQQPLNFTVKAGEVKASVSPNMWGIFFEDINFSADGGIYAELVKNRSFEFSVPLMGWTVPEGAVSNGQILVVNRQEDNSSNPRFAKITLPAARSFTMVNEGFRGMGIKAGEQYNFSLYARLQPGSAVKLTVNLLDDAGKTIGTTTISPAGDSWQLYKASFTAAATAAKGKLQLTFTGSGGIDADMISLFPQHTWKERGNGLRADLVQLLADLHPGFLRFPGGCIVEGRDLANRYQWKKTVGDVSERELIINRWNTEFAHRAAPDYFQSFGLGFFEYFLLAEDIGASPLPILNCGMACQYNSGEVVAVNELDPYIQDALDLIEFANGGVTTKWGALRAKMGHPAPFNLKMLGVGNEQWGPQYVERYTLFAKAIKDKYPDIRLVNSLGPSPSGDKFNFLNDTLRKLQADILDEHYYSPPEWFLGNAARYDAYDRKGPKIFAGEYAAHSRGTEGLQRNNWQSALAEAAFMTGLERNADVVTMASYAPLLAHVDGWQWAPDLIWFDNLRAYGTPNYYVQKLYANNKGTVVVPILKDYKVISGQDSVYASTVVDEKSGELVIKLVNAAGTAQPVAVAVEGVKSLAASGRLTILRSNSLQAVNSLEQPVGIAPEEKNIAVKGKTVRTEIAPWSFYVIRVKINK